A genomic region of Mycobacterium senriense contains the following coding sequences:
- a CDS encoding AMP-binding protein — protein sequence MRMNRPRVTAAGIVAPPVAPDRLAEYRRFGYVSDQTISASVVRAARQWGSQPALVEGGHQLSYQELLEVVERAAAWLAGAGIGPGDVVCWQTPNWWEAHALGLAVWHAGAVSCPIAPFYREHELRQVIEQVRPAAVVSAETFRGFAHAEAFDDLLAATGLGDVARIVLRGTRPGWAPFDAVVSHGRRQESASVGADDPCLILFTSGTTSGAKAAVHSSRTLLAETRQLVDAWGLSWEDVAYMAAPLQHITGVLNAMTIPLQVGACAVLADRWEADVAVADIMRHGVTYSAGATVFLQELTAAARAARVHLPLRMFACGGATVPRAVMERSEEQGIPAARVYGMTELPTVTVMHRAYPFDLRAETDGAIAPGVQVRVVGTDGEPLAAGCAGELLVRGPEQMLGYLDPDANRAALDDAGWFCTGDVGLVDGAGFVTITGRVKDVINRGGEKFSARDIEDLLVKHPAVRHAAVVPGPDARFGEVPVAFVVLDRPGQASAEDLSRHLHATGLARQKTPVAWHFVDALPMTPSGKVKKFELVATANTAERLG from the coding sequence ATGAGGATGAACCGACCTCGAGTCACCGCGGCCGGTATCGTGGCGCCGCCGGTGGCCCCGGACCGCCTCGCGGAATATCGCCGCTTCGGCTACGTCAGCGACCAGACGATTTCTGCGTCGGTCGTCCGGGCTGCCCGTCAATGGGGTTCACAGCCGGCCCTCGTCGAAGGCGGCCATCAGCTGAGCTACCAGGAACTGCTCGAGGTGGTCGAACGTGCTGCCGCATGGCTGGCCGGTGCGGGTATCGGGCCCGGTGACGTGGTCTGCTGGCAGACGCCGAACTGGTGGGAAGCGCACGCGCTGGGTCTGGCGGTCTGGCATGCCGGCGCGGTGAGCTGCCCGATCGCCCCGTTCTACCGGGAACACGAGCTGCGTCAGGTCATCGAGCAGGTACGCCCGGCCGCTGTGGTGAGCGCCGAAACGTTTCGCGGCTTCGCCCATGCCGAAGCGTTCGACGACCTTCTTGCGGCGACTGGTCTCGGCGACGTCGCCCGCATCGTGCTGCGGGGAACCCGGCCGGGCTGGGCGCCGTTCGACGCGGTCGTCTCGCACGGTCGCCGCCAGGAATCCGCCTCGGTCGGGGCCGATGATCCCTGCCTGATCCTCTTCACCTCGGGGACCACGTCGGGCGCGAAGGCCGCGGTGCACTCGTCGCGCACGTTGCTCGCGGAAACCCGCCAGCTCGTCGATGCGTGGGGCCTGTCCTGGGAGGACGTCGCCTACATGGCCGCCCCGTTGCAGCACATCACCGGTGTGCTCAACGCGATGACCATCCCGCTGCAGGTCGGCGCCTGCGCGGTGCTGGCCGACCGGTGGGAAGCCGACGTCGCGGTGGCCGACATCATGCGCCACGGGGTGACGTACTCAGCCGGGGCGACGGTGTTCCTGCAGGAGTTGACCGCTGCCGCCCGTGCCGCACGCGTGCACCTGCCGCTGCGGATGTTCGCCTGCGGCGGCGCGACGGTGCCGCGCGCCGTCATGGAACGCAGCGAAGAGCAAGGAATCCCGGCCGCTCGGGTGTATGGCATGACCGAGCTCCCGACCGTGACGGTGATGCACCGCGCCTACCCGTTCGACCTGCGCGCCGAGACCGACGGCGCGATCGCCCCGGGGGTGCAGGTCCGGGTCGTCGGGACGGACGGCGAGCCGCTGGCAGCGGGGTGCGCGGGCGAACTGCTAGTGCGCGGACCCGAACAGATGCTCGGCTACCTCGATCCCGACGCCAACCGGGCAGCCCTCGACGACGCGGGATGGTTCTGCACCGGAGATGTCGGTCTCGTCGACGGCGCCGGCTTCGTCACCATCACCGGGCGGGTCAAGGACGTGATCAACCGCGGCGGCGAGAAGTTCTCCGCCCGCGACATCGAAGACCTCCTCGTCAAACACCCCGCGGTGCGCCACGCCGCCGTAGTGCCGGGACCCGACGCAAGGTTCGGCGAGGTGCCCGTGGCGTTCGTCGTGCTCGACCGGCCGGGCCAAGCGTCTGCCGAGGACCTGTCCCGTCACCTGCACGCTACCGGGCTGGCCCGTCAAAAGACGCCCGTCGCATGGCATTTCGTGGACGCCTTGCCGATGACACCGTCGGGCAAAGTCAAGAAGTTTGAGCTGGTCGCAACGGCGAACACAGCAGAGAGGCTGGGATGA
- a CDS encoding dihydrodipicolinate synthase family protein: MATGVTGKEAKDWASEHLWGNCSSLYTPFCGLDGDEIDYGALRALVRHCLVELDQDGIWLTGGIAEFWSLTTEELKEVVRVAIEEARRVKPGALVQVMSSTDTAKQAVELTLNAQELGADICYILTPYFECSGKPGVLEYLRYVADRTDMPLGFFNSHSTGLVLTPEECVELYREIPALCGLKNGLLDAQHSLAIHQLAPEMVLWEAADEAGIRLGIPHPGALGSALYLYEKRGALLFSEWRALLVQGDFEGADAFAAETGLTAMREASRRYQSHPARPGMFTHWGAGFKFGASLLGLPIGDHPARPPQTAFPEELKQPIRQAYVDSGFIES; encoded by the coding sequence GTGGCCACAGGTGTCACTGGCAAAGAGGCGAAGGACTGGGCGTCGGAGCACCTGTGGGGCAACTGCAGTTCGCTCTACACTCCGTTCTGCGGTCTCGACGGCGACGAAATCGACTACGGGGCGCTGCGCGCATTGGTACGGCACTGCCTGGTCGAGCTGGACCAGGACGGTATTTGGCTGACCGGCGGCATCGCCGAATTCTGGTCACTGACCACCGAGGAACTCAAAGAAGTAGTCCGGGTCGCCATCGAGGAGGCCCGACGAGTCAAACCCGGCGCCCTGGTGCAGGTGATGTCAAGCACCGACACCGCCAAGCAGGCTGTCGAGCTCACGCTGAACGCCCAAGAGCTGGGGGCCGACATCTGCTACATACTGACACCCTATTTCGAGTGCTCCGGCAAGCCTGGCGTCCTGGAATACCTGCGCTACGTCGCCGATCGCACCGACATGCCGCTGGGCTTCTTCAACTCCCATTCGACAGGGCTGGTATTAACCCCCGAGGAATGTGTCGAGCTCTACCGTGAGATCCCCGCATTGTGCGGACTGAAGAACGGGCTGCTTGACGCGCAGCACAGCCTCGCGATCCATCAGCTGGCCCCGGAAATGGTGTTATGGGAAGCAGCCGACGAGGCCGGTATCCGGTTGGGGATACCCCACCCCGGAGCCCTGGGGTCGGCGCTCTATCTCTACGAGAAGCGGGGCGCGCTGCTGTTCAGCGAGTGGCGAGCACTGCTGGTGCAAGGCGATTTCGAGGGTGCTGACGCCTTCGCGGCCGAGACCGGTTTGACCGCCATGCGTGAGGCGAGCCGCCGTTACCAGTCCCATCCTGCCCGCCCCGGAATGTTCACGCACTGGGGAGCCGGGTTCAAATTCGGCGCCTCGCTGCTTGGACTCCCCATCGGCGACCACCCGGCCCGGCCGCCACAGACCGCGTTCCCCGAGGAGTTGAAACAGCCGATCCGTCAGGCCTATGTCGACTCTGGGTTCATCGAGTCCTGA
- a CDS encoding SDR family oxidoreductase, with product MSQSMEGRVAVIAGSSMGVGRATAIRLAQDGATVVLLARRKLLLDEVVEIIGTSAVPIVTDITNSHDVQAAFDQIATQFGRIDVLINSAGASRIRLIEEASDDDIAVTINTNLVAPIYTTRSAIPLLRAAGGGDIMNISSEITLDDMPMMTLYAATKHGLNGFTGAMSKELRREGIRVTLVVLGAVDDTGIHENFGPGDLEKAWPLWEADGYLTRMSGTKRLTPGTVADVLHDVITRPREVMMDVVHVRPASS from the coding sequence ATGTCGCAGAGCATGGAGGGCCGAGTCGCCGTGATCGCCGGCTCATCGATGGGCGTCGGGCGTGCCACCGCGATTCGCCTTGCGCAGGACGGCGCCACAGTGGTGTTGCTGGCCCGCCGCAAATTGCTTCTCGACGAGGTCGTCGAGATCATCGGGACCAGTGCCGTCCCGATCGTCACCGACATCACCAACAGCCACGACGTGCAGGCCGCGTTCGATCAGATCGCGACGCAGTTCGGCCGCATCGATGTCCTGATTAACTCCGCTGGTGCCAGCCGGATTCGACTGATCGAAGAGGCCAGCGACGACGATATTGCCGTCACGATCAACACCAACCTGGTGGCTCCGATTTACACCACGCGCTCGGCCATTCCGCTGCTGCGCGCGGCCGGCGGCGGCGACATCATGAACATCTCCTCGGAAATCACCCTCGACGACATGCCCATGATGACCCTCTACGCCGCCACCAAGCACGGTCTGAACGGTTTCACCGGAGCCATGAGTAAGGAGCTGCGACGAGAGGGCATCAGGGTCACCCTGGTCGTTCTCGGCGCGGTCGACGATACGGGCATCCACGAGAACTTCGGCCCGGGCGATCTCGAGAAGGCCTGGCCGCTGTGGGAAGCCGACGGCTACCTGACCCGAATGAGCGGCACCAAGCGTCTCACCCCGGGCACCGTTGCCGATGTGCTGCACGACGTCATCACCCGGCCCCGCGAAGTGATGATGGACGTGGTCCACGTCCGTCCGGCAAGCAGCTGA
- a CDS encoding SDR family oxidoreductase has translation MGRVALVTGGTRGIGRAITDRLAHAGITVAAAYARDAAAAHAVRDDAARCGAAVTLHQADVGEPASCQSLVAEVLEQHGRLDYLVNNAGMVNEKRLSEVSPEDWHRQVAVNLSSAFFLSQAALAHMTQQRFGRVVNIGSVTALLGSPVQVAYGAAKGGIVGLTRSCARAVARKGITVNCVVPGSFDTDMSAGLAYTDRAAVTSMIPVGRWGRPEELAHAVAFLLDDLASYVTGAVLTVDGGMSMGG, from the coding sequence ATGGGCCGCGTCGCCCTGGTCACGGGCGGGACCAGGGGGATAGGCCGTGCCATCACCGATCGGCTCGCGCACGCCGGAATCACGGTGGCCGCCGCGTACGCCCGCGATGCCGCCGCCGCACATGCGGTGCGCGACGACGCCGCGCGGTGCGGGGCCGCCGTCACCCTGCATCAGGCCGATGTCGGGGAACCGGCTTCCTGTCAGAGCCTGGTTGCCGAGGTTCTCGAGCAGCACGGGCGGCTGGATTATCTGGTCAACAACGCCGGGATGGTCAACGAAAAACGGCTCAGCGAGGTAAGCCCCGAGGACTGGCACCGCCAGGTCGCGGTGAACCTGTCGTCGGCGTTCTTCCTCAGCCAGGCCGCTCTGGCGCACATGACACAGCAGCGTTTTGGGCGGGTAGTCAACATCGGCTCGGTCACGGCGCTGCTGGGCAGCCCGGTGCAGGTCGCATACGGCGCTGCCAAGGGCGGCATCGTCGGCCTGACCAGATCGTGTGCTCGCGCGGTCGCCCGCAAGGGCATCACCGTGAACTGCGTGGTCCCCGGCAGCTTCGACACCGACATGTCGGCCGGGCTGGCGTACACCGACCGGGCTGCGGTGACGTCGATGATCCCGGTCGGGCGCTGGGGCCGTCCAGAGGAGCTGGCGCATGCCGTCGCGTTCCTGCTCGACGACCTCGCGTCCTACGTCACCGGAGCGGTCCTGACCGTCGACGGCGGAATGAGCATGGGCGGATGA
- a CDS encoding acyl-CoA dehydrogenase family protein, which translates to MEVREFRAGVRAWIEEVGEPLVPAIEDQSVRSAGAQLDHQLRLQRLLFDAGWMRCGWPTRLGGLGGSPMLRAVLGEELTSRALVHTTSWSMHEVLGPAVGEFGPAELVEEIFPRLLRGEEFWCQGFSEPDAGSDLGSMRTTARPCGGGWVINGEKLWTSWAHHATRCVVLARTGDAGSRGISAFLVDMDTPGVTASPLETMAGVDEFCSTSFVDVEVPAQRLLGEPNAGWRVAQFILACERGAIFWQRGGWLAHHLGLLLDGAVDGAAASTLGEAYQLLWAFRATSKNTQDRIAAGDLPGPEASVDKIMIAAADQAVFDAARELLRGGMETGDTARSRAWRREWAYSRAATIYGGTSEIQKDIVASRLLGLPRSA; encoded by the coding sequence GTGGAGGTGCGCGAATTTCGCGCTGGTGTGCGTGCATGGATCGAAGAGGTAGGAGAGCCGCTGGTTCCCGCGATCGAGGACCAAAGTGTCCGGAGTGCAGGGGCCCAGCTGGACCACCAACTTCGACTGCAGCGACTCCTGTTCGATGCCGGCTGGATGCGCTGCGGATGGCCGACCCGGCTCGGCGGCCTGGGGGGGTCGCCGATGCTGCGCGCCGTGCTCGGCGAGGAGCTCACCAGCCGAGCGCTGGTACACACTACGTCCTGGTCGATGCACGAAGTGCTCGGACCGGCGGTAGGTGAATTCGGCCCGGCCGAGCTGGTCGAGGAGATCTTCCCGCGGCTATTGCGGGGCGAGGAATTTTGGTGTCAGGGGTTCTCCGAGCCCGATGCGGGCAGCGACCTGGGATCCATGCGGACGACCGCGCGCCCCTGCGGCGGTGGCTGGGTGATCAACGGGGAAAAATTGTGGACCAGCTGGGCCCACCACGCCACGCGGTGCGTCGTTCTGGCCAGGACCGGCGACGCCGGGTCGCGGGGCATCAGCGCCTTTCTGGTGGATATGGACACACCGGGCGTGACCGCGAGCCCGCTGGAGACGATGGCCGGTGTTGACGAATTCTGCTCGACATCGTTCGTCGACGTCGAGGTGCCCGCGCAGCGCCTGCTCGGGGAGCCCAACGCCGGCTGGCGGGTCGCACAGTTCATCTTGGCCTGTGAACGCGGCGCGATTTTCTGGCAGCGCGGCGGCTGGCTTGCTCATCATCTCGGCCTGCTCCTCGACGGAGCAGTCGACGGCGCGGCGGCGTCGACGCTTGGTGAGGCCTATCAGTTGTTGTGGGCCTTTCGTGCCACCTCGAAGAACACGCAGGACCGCATCGCAGCGGGTGATCTGCCCGGACCGGAAGCCTCGGTGGACAAGATCATGATCGCCGCCGCCGATCAGGCCGTGTTCGATGCGGCGCGCGAATTGCTGCGCGGCGGCATGGAAACCGGTGACACCGCGCGCAGCCGGGCGTGGCGCCGCGAGTGGGCTTACTCGCGCGCCGCCACCATTTATGGGGGCACCAGTGAAATTCAGAAAGACATCGTGGCTTCGCGGCTGCTCGGATTGCCGAGAAGCGCGTGA
- a CDS encoding enoyl-CoA hydratase/isomerase family protein → MSGDLSSADTHPAVVVDRVGSVAHVTLARPEKANAMDAEITDALLKVVLALRDDPDVHAMVLTGQGNAFSAGGDFETIRAMRVDRPLRDTVLAAHQELFWAMMRVPFPTVAAVNGAAVGAGVTVALLCDLVVMAEDTFFSDPRVSLGLLDGAGGLLLWPLLTSLSAAKEHLLLGDRVSGVEAHRLGLANRAVPASEVLGEALQLAERLAALPPRAVQQARQLLNFHIDRVAPLLPLCARAESECFDTEEHRVLLERLSARVATKKTGTP, encoded by the coding sequence GTGAGCGGCGATCTGTCCAGCGCGGATACGCACCCGGCCGTCGTCGTCGACCGTGTCGGATCGGTGGCCCACGTGACCCTGGCCCGGCCGGAGAAGGCCAACGCCATGGACGCCGAGATCACCGATGCCCTGCTCAAAGTGGTCCTGGCGCTGCGTGACGACCCCGACGTGCACGCGATGGTGCTCACCGGTCAGGGCAACGCGTTTAGCGCCGGCGGGGACTTCGAGACCATCCGCGCGATGCGCGTTGATCGTCCTCTACGCGACACCGTGCTGGCCGCCCACCAGGAACTGTTCTGGGCAATGATGCGCGTGCCGTTTCCGACTGTCGCCGCCGTCAACGGCGCCGCGGTCGGCGCCGGGGTCACCGTGGCGCTGCTGTGCGACCTGGTCGTCATGGCCGAAGACACCTTCTTCAGCGACCCGCGGGTCTCGCTGGGGCTGCTCGACGGCGCTGGCGGCTTGCTGCTTTGGCCGTTGCTGACCAGCCTGTCGGCCGCCAAGGAACATCTGCTCCTGGGAGACCGGGTCAGCGGCGTCGAAGCCCACCGCCTGGGGCTGGCGAACCGCGCGGTTCCGGCGTCCGAGGTGTTGGGGGAGGCGCTGCAGCTGGCCGAACGCCTCGCCGCGCTGCCGCCGCGGGCGGTCCAGCAGGCGCGCCAGCTGCTGAACTTCCACATCGATCGGGTCGCCCCGTTGCTGCCACTTTGTGCGCGCGCCGAAAGCGAGTGTTTTGACACCGAGGAGCATCGCGTGCTGCTGGAGCGGCTGAGCGCGCGAGTGGCAACCAAGAAGACGGGGACCCCGTAA
- a CDS encoding acyl-CoA dehydrogenase family protein, producing the protein MTEVQTFDAAERALMATTIRRLAEELDGAELAQALDAFGFADLLAEAPRDAVSALFAALGRAGSMSTSLQDVLLRPLAEYLPAATTGCNVVLPGVGADLVGATSGDSLAVRGLVIGARPARSYVAPVAIGGELAWVGLQESSGVSTRRIDGLDPALAMTEVSGVDVPADVILAGEQAVAAWDAVATAGRLALGYQIVGAVGQMIDLAVEHACSRVQFGRPIGSFQAVRTRLADAHVAREGAAAALASAWDADDPVLAGLLAKSLAGRAARVAATQCQQVLAGIGFTAEHPFHRFLARALVLDSVLGSASELPTVIGARLISAGTIPRLVEL; encoded by the coding sequence GTGACTGAGGTCCAAACCTTCGACGCCGCCGAGCGGGCGCTGATGGCGACGACGATCCGCAGACTGGCGGAGGAACTTGACGGAGCCGAGCTGGCGCAGGCACTCGATGCGTTCGGCTTCGCGGACCTGCTCGCCGAGGCGCCCCGGGACGCGGTGTCGGCGCTGTTCGCCGCGCTTGGTCGCGCCGGATCGATGTCGACGTCACTACAGGATGTGCTTCTGCGACCGCTCGCCGAATACCTGCCTGCGGCGACGACAGGATGCAATGTCGTGCTGCCGGGAGTCGGCGCCGACCTGGTCGGCGCGACCAGCGGCGACTCGCTCGCTGTGCGCGGCCTGGTCATCGGGGCGCGGCCGGCTCGGAGCTATGTCGCGCCGGTCGCGATCGGCGGTGAGCTGGCCTGGGTTGGCCTGCAGGAGTCCTCGGGGGTCTCGACGCGACGGATTGATGGTCTTGATCCGGCGCTGGCGATGACCGAGGTCAGCGGCGTCGACGTGCCGGCCGACGTGATCCTGGCGGGCGAGCAAGCGGTGGCGGCTTGGGATGCGGTGGCGACGGCAGGCCGGCTGGCACTCGGATACCAGATCGTCGGAGCTGTCGGGCAGATGATCGACCTTGCGGTCGAACATGCCTGCAGCCGAGTGCAATTCGGCCGGCCCATCGGCTCCTTTCAAGCGGTGCGCACCCGGCTGGCCGACGCACACGTCGCTCGCGAGGGCGCCGCCGCGGCCCTCGCGTCGGCCTGGGACGCCGACGACCCGGTTTTGGCGGGACTGCTCGCGAAGTCGTTGGCGGGGCGCGCGGCCCGCGTCGCCGCGACCCAGTGCCAGCAGGTGCTGGCCGGCATCGGCTTCACCGCCGAGCATCCCTTCCACCGCTTCTTGGCCCGTGCGCTGGTGCTGGATTCAGTGCTGGGCTCGGCCAGCGAACTGCCCACTGTGATCGGCGCCCGTTTGATTTCGGCAGGGACGATCCCCCGGCTGGTCGAGCTGTGA